One part of the Dunckerocampus dactyliophorus isolate RoL2022-P2 chromosome 11, RoL_Ddac_1.1, whole genome shotgun sequence genome encodes these proteins:
- the LOC129189871 gene encoding uncharacterized protein C3orf85-like: protein MKCVILLALLTGVLAAPFMKEEEAKRFIRLKRQSGYWDPHHSQNQWGYTIQEQANEYWTALRTDAQFYMDMGNLMFDRSVADENNRLYMEMLRNARAHLDSQTGGRK from the exons TGGCTCTTCTGACCG GGGTCTTGGCGGCCCCCTTCATGAAAGAGGAGGAAGCAAAGCGTTTCATCCGTCTGAAAAGACAATCAGGATACTGGGACCCCCACCATTCTCAGAACCAGTGGGGTTACACCATCCAGGAGCAG GCTAACGAGTACTGGACCGCCCTGAGAACAGACGCCCAGTTCTACATGGACATGGGCAACCTGATGTTTGACCGCTCGGTGGCAGA CGAGAACAACAGGCTGTACATGGAGATGCTGCGCAACGCTCGAGCTCACTTGGACAGCCAGACAGGAGGACGCAAATGA